The following is a genomic window from Triticum dicoccoides isolate Atlit2015 ecotype Zavitan unplaced genomic scaffold, WEW_v2.0 scaffold78644, whole genome shotgun sequence.
TCCTTCCTCTGCACACGTTACCATGAACTTGATTTCCATCAAGCCGTGCGCTGCCTGCTCCAGGCAGATGCCAACCTTGTGCTCGCTGATCCCAACCTTGTGACTGATACTAACCTTGTCTACGACTTTGGTATCGTGAGAGATGTGCTGAGGCATGGACCAGCCTCTGCCTTTCGTTGCAAGCTCCAAACTCAAGCCCCCCCCCAACACTGGTCTCACTGTAGGACACCCGGACACTGGTATTGAGGAAGCCTTCTTGGCCGCCGCCACCGCGGCCTGTCACCCCAACCCAGACACTCAAGCACAGCTTCTCACTTCTTGTTGCAAGGTGAACCCGAGTCCTGTCTTGTCTCTGCTGCCTATTGACTCTCACAAGCTCTCCTTTCAAGATTTAAGCCTGCTTGCCAGGTTTCTATCTTGCAATCCCCTCTATGAGTATGACAAGGCACTTCCACTTCCCCCAGTCCCCCTCAAATGTTACCCACGTGCAGAGCTAGCGAGCCTGTATACAGTCATCTCCAAGGAGGTCAATGCTCTGCTGAATAAATATCAACAGATGCCAAACGGGGTAGGTTTGCTCTGcctgttgttggttattgctaACATTTCTCATCCACCGCCTATGCTCATCAAATGTTGAATTACAGGATCCCAAGTTCAAGCTTCATATGATTTGTGTTGTGAATGATCGGGTCCGCGGCCCTGCTCCATGGCCTCCTCATCGCCATGGCCACTCTCACGTCAACTTCGTGGCTACTTCCAAAAGCCCTGGTGGTGAAGCTCCTACTTTATTTTTTGCTGAAATTAATGCTGACAACCGAAGCATGTCCTTCTGTTGCCCTGTGGATCTGCCGCCGCCATGTGCTGGTATGCTATATAAACAATCCTATgccaatatttttcatatattatctACTCAGTGTATCTCGTTGTCAATGCTATATAGGCATCTTTTCCACAACTGACCACTTGATTTTGTTTTATTATTACTCCGTCAGCCTAAACCCTCATATGTAAAGTCAATATAATAAAAAAAATCGAGAAAAGAAGTGTCAAAGATAAAAAGGAAAGGAAGAGTTGAATGTCTTTGCCTCTACTTGAATATCTCCATGTTGATAGGTTAGTAAAGTCAAACATTTCCATCAAACAGCCTGCCATTGCGATCAGCATGACGCCGGATGATCCCTTCTCCATCGTGCTCATTTCCTCAACCAACAAAATTGTAATGGTTTAAAATCATCTATGTCGGTCATCCATACACCCTTTCTTTATGCATTACACATGGTTTATGTCAACATTCTATGGTTCCATGCATGGTGAAACTTGAAAGCCGCAGAATATTTCCAGTTTTAATATTGTTTTTACCTGCATGCAGTTTATACGGTAACCTTCAATATGTATTAATCATCTAATGTGTTCACAGCGCAAATTCCTTGTATTTACTGTGAATCCATGGGGACTCGAATTGTGCATCCGGTCGGGATACACTTCACTGGGCGTGACTCGGAGTTTGAGAACATGGCCTGTGAAAAAGACCCCCTTGGGCGTGTGTATGCAA
Proteins encoded in this region:
- the LOC119347878 gene encoding uncharacterized protein LOC119347878 — encoded protein: MDQPLPFVASSKLKPPPNTGLTVGHPDTGIEEAFLAAATAACHPNPDTQAQLLTSCCKVNPSPVLSLLPIDSHKLSFQDLSLLARFLSCNPLYEYDKALPLPPVPLKCYPRAELASLYTVISKEVNALLNKYQQMPNGDPKFKLHMICVVNDRVRGPAPWPPHRHGHSHVNFVATSKSPGGEAPTLFFAEINADNRSMSFCCPVDLPPPCAAQIPCIYCESMGTRIVHPVGIHFTGRDSEFENMACEKDPLGRVYATMRIINHRRGMAESVHVNVKEDSLYDGMDGHKSKYDIETGSLSMKEYVLLIPALI